The Sphingomonas sp. So64.6b genome includes a region encoding these proteins:
- a CDS encoding formimidoylglutamate deiminase, whose amino-acid sequence MQHLWFEHILLPQGWADRVRIGVVDGRIASIETGIDALAKDDRHGTGVPGLCNVHSHGFQRGMAGLSERRGRPDDDFWSWREVMYRFLDRLGPDDIAAITAQAYVEMLESGFTRVGEFHYLHNDVDGGRYADPAETAGAIIAATDISGIGLTLLPVFYAHGDFGGAKPAPGQRRFLSDIDGFAQLIEQSRAKLSGDMILGIAPHSLRAVTPEEMDALVALAGHGPIHIHAAEQLREVEACLAWSGARPVEWLLDNQPVDRRWCLIHATHLTDTECDRLAASGAVAGLCPVTEANLGDGIFPALRYLAAGGRLGVGTDSNILVDAASELRAVEYSQRLSHRRRALLADDTRPSVGRRLFEAAQSGGAQALGIASGLRVGGSADIVSFDMNHPALYGATIETLLDHWIFAARHGAIESVWRGGRKCVEAGRHIAADAVAARYRQTVAGLLA is encoded by the coding sequence ATGCAGCATCTTTGGTTCGAGCATATATTGCTGCCGCAGGGCTGGGCCGATCGGGTCCGCATCGGCGTCGTCGATGGGCGTATCGCCTCGATCGAGACCGGCATCGACGCGTTGGCAAAGGACGACCGCCACGGCACCGGCGTGCCCGGCCTGTGCAATGTGCACAGCCATGGCTTCCAGCGTGGCATGGCCGGCCTGTCGGAGCGGCGCGGCCGGCCTGATGACGATTTCTGGAGCTGGCGCGAGGTGATGTATCGCTTCCTCGACCGGCTCGGCCCTGATGATATCGCGGCGATTACCGCTCAGGCCTATGTCGAGATGCTCGAATCGGGTTTCACTCGGGTCGGCGAATTCCATTATTTGCACAATGACGTCGATGGTGGCCGCTATGCCGATCCGGCCGAAACCGCCGGCGCGATCATCGCGGCGACCGACATCAGCGGGATCGGGCTGACCTTGTTGCCGGTGTTCTACGCGCATGGCGATTTCGGCGGCGCCAAACCGGCACCTGGACAGCGTCGTTTCCTGTCCGATATCGATGGTTTCGCGCAGCTGATCGAACAAAGCCGGGCGAAGCTGTCGGGCGACATGATCCTGGGCATCGCGCCGCATTCGTTGCGCGCCGTCACGCCTGAGGAGATGGACGCGCTCGTTGCGCTAGCCGGCCACGGGCCAATCCATATTCATGCGGCGGAACAGCTGCGCGAGGTCGAAGCCTGTCTGGCGTGGAGCGGAGCGCGGCCAGTCGAATGGCTGCTCGACAACCAGCCGGTCGACCGGCGCTGGTGCCTGATCCACGCGACTCATCTGACCGATACCGAATGCGACCGGCTCGCCGCCAGCGGCGCCGTTGCCGGCCTGTGTCCCGTGACCGAAGCCAATCTTGGCGACGGCATATTCCCGGCGCTGCGTTATCTCGCCGCTGGCGGACGGCTCGGCGTGGGCACCGATTCGAACATTCTTGTTGATGCCGCGAGCGAACTGCGCGCGGTCGAATATTCGCAGCGCCTGTCACATCGCCGTCGGGCGTTGCTCGCCGACGATACCCGGCCGTCAGTCGGGCGACGCCTGTTCGAGGCGGCCCAATCGGGTGGCGCACAGGCGCTGGGGATCGCTTCGGGGCTGCGCGTCGGCGGTTCGGCCGATATCGTGTCATTCGATATGAACCATCCTGCCCTGTACGGCGCCACGATCGAGACCCTGCTCGATCATTGGATCTTCGCCGCGCGGCACGGCGCGATCGAGTCGGTGTGGCGTGGCGGACGGAAATGCGTCGAGGCGGGCCGGCATATTGCTGCCGACGCGGTGGCCGCGCGCTACCGCCAAACCGTGGCAGGTCTTTTGGCGTGA
- the hutI gene encoding imidazolonepropionase, which translates to MERLWINARLATMTGDGLGVVEDGMVACEQGRIVYAGPGGGGPREAAEVIDCAGRWITPGLIDCHTHLIHAGDRAGEWAMRLEGASYEEIARAGGGILSTMRATRAASEAELVEIALPRLDALLAEGVTTIEVKSGYGLTLNDELKMLRAARALGDERAIRVSPTLLGAHALPPEYAGRADDYINLVCGAMIPASVGLADAVDAFCEGIGFSIEQSGRVLTAAKAAGLPVKLHAEQLSALHGASLAASHGALSADHLEYAEDSDVRAMAAAGTVAVLLPGAFYFMREAKLPPIDLFRAHHVPIAIATDCNPGTSPTTSLLLMLNMASTLFRLTVTEALRGVTINAAGAIGLSAQIGTLEAGKTCDLAVWDISNPAELVYRIGFNPLFMRVKDGQCC; encoded by the coding sequence ATGGAGCGACTCTGGATCAATGCCCGATTGGCCACGATGACCGGCGATGGCCTTGGCGTGGTCGAGGACGGCATGGTCGCGTGCGAGCAGGGCCGGATTGTCTATGCCGGGCCAGGTGGAGGCGGGCCACGGGAAGCGGCTGAAGTGATCGACTGCGCCGGGCGCTGGATCACCCCCGGGCTGATCGATTGCCACACGCATCTCATCCATGCCGGTGACCGTGCCGGCGAATGGGCAATGCGGCTGGAAGGCGCGTCCTATGAGGAAATCGCGCGTGCGGGCGGCGGCATCCTGTCGACAATGCGCGCGACTCGCGCGGCGAGCGAAGCCGAGTTGGTCGAGATCGCCTTGCCCCGGCTTGATGCGTTGCTCGCCGAAGGTGTCACCACGATCGAGGTCAAATCGGGTTATGGCCTGACCCTCAACGATGAACTGAAGATGCTGCGCGCCGCGCGCGCTCTGGGCGACGAGCGCGCGATCAGGGTGTCACCGACTTTGCTCGGGGCGCATGCGTTGCCGCCGGAATATGCCGGGCGGGCGGACGATTATATCAACTTGGTGTGCGGCGCGATGATTCCGGCCTCGGTTGGCCTGGCCGATGCCGTCGATGCCTTTTGCGAAGGCATCGGCTTCTCGATCGAACAATCCGGCCGTGTCCTCACCGCGGCTAAAGCCGCTGGGTTGCCGGTCAAGCTCCATGCCGAGCAATTGTCCGCGCTGCACGGCGCCAGCCTCGCCGCCAGCCATGGCGCGCTGTCCGCCGACCATCTCGAATATGCCGAGGACAGCGATGTCCGTGCAATGGCGGCGGCGGGGACGGTCGCGGTGCTGTTGCCCGGCGCCTTTTACTTCATGCGCGAGGCCAAGCTACCGCCGATCGACCTGTTCCGTGCGCACCATGTCCCGATCGCGATTGCCACCGACTGCAACCCGGGCACTTCACCGACCACCTCATTGCTGCTCATGCTCAATATGGCATCGACATTGTTCCGCTTGACCGTGACCGAGGCGCTGCGCGGCGTCACTATCAACGCCGCCGGAGCGATCGGGCTGTCCGCACAGATCGGCACGCTTGAAGCGGGCAAAACCTGCGACCTGGCGGTGTGGGACATCTCCAATCCGGCCGAGCTGGTTTACCGGATCGGCTTCAATCCCTTGTTCATGCGCGTGAAGGACGGCCAATGCTGCTGA
- the hutH gene encoding histidine ammonia-lyase: MLLIPGVVPYADWRALYLGARPSLDSASRAGIADSAAAVERILARGEPVYGINTGFGKLASVRIEAADLATLQRNIVLSHAAGVGAPMPVAIARLMMALKLASLARGASGVAPATVELLEAMLTYDLVPVIPAQGSVGASGDLAPLAHMAAAMIGVGEMFVGEKRMPAAEALAAAGLAPLALGPKEGLALLNGTQFSTAYALAGVFEAERLYRTALVTGVLSTEAAKGSDTPFDHRIHTLRGHAGQIETADALRDLMAGSAIRASHREDDLRVQDPYCLRCQPQVMGAILTLLRQAANTLIVEANGVSDNPLIFVGTDGAPDEALSGGNFHAEPVAFAADMIALALCEIGSLAERRIAMLVDPALSGLPAFLTPHPGLNSGFMIPQVTAAALVSENKQRAYPASVDSIPTSANQEDHVSMAAHGARRLCEMAANVDMVLAIELLAGAQGCDFHAPLVSSPPIEAVRGLLRAQVPTLEEDRHMAPDIEAAAALLRSPALLDAVAALPGLAP; this comes from the coding sequence ATGCTGCTGATTCCGGGTGTCGTACCCTATGCCGACTGGCGCGCGCTTTATCTCGGCGCGAGACCAAGCCTCGACTCCGCCAGTCGCGCCGGGATTGCCGACAGCGCCGCGGCGGTCGAACGCATCCTAGCGCGGGGCGAACCGGTTTACGGGATCAACACCGGCTTTGGAAAACTTGCCAGCGTACGTATCGAGGCGGCGGACCTCGCTACCCTGCAACGCAATATCGTATTAAGCCATGCCGCCGGCGTCGGTGCGCCGATGCCGGTGGCCATCGCCCGGCTGATGATGGCACTGAAGCTCGCCAGCCTCGCGCGCGGCGCGTCGGGTGTGGCGCCGGCGACGGTCGAACTGCTCGAAGCGATGCTGACCTATGACCTGGTCCCGGTAATCCCTGCCCAGGGATCGGTCGGCGCCTCGGGCGACCTCGCCCCACTCGCGCATATGGCCGCGGCGATGATCGGGGTCGGTGAGATGTTCGTTGGTGAGAAGCGCATGCCCGCCGCCGAAGCGCTTGCCGCTGCCGGCCTTGCGCCGCTCGCACTGGGGCCGAAGGAGGGGCTCGCGCTGCTCAACGGCACGCAGTTCTCGACCGCCTATGCGCTCGCCGGTGTGTTCGAGGCGGAGCGTCTCTATCGCACCGCGCTGGTCACCGGCGTGCTCTCGACCGAGGCCGCAAAGGGTTCGGATACGCCGTTCGATCATCGCATCCACACGCTGCGCGGCCATGCTGGCCAGATCGAGACGGCCGATGCGTTGCGTGACCTGATGGCTGGATCGGCGATCCGCGCATCTCACCGCGAAGACGATCTGCGCGTACAGGATCCTTATTGCCTACGCTGCCAGCCACAGGTGATGGGCGCGATCCTGACCCTGTTGCGCCAGGCGGCCAACACGCTGATCGTCGAGGCGAATGGCGTGTCGGACAATCCGCTGATCTTCGTTGGAACTGACGGAGCCCCCGACGAAGCTTTATCGGGTGGCAATTTCCACGCCGAACCTGTCGCCTTCGCCGCCGATATGATCGCGCTGGCCTTGTGCGAGATCGGCAGTCTGGCCGAGCGGCGCATCGCCATGCTGGTCGACCCGGCCTTGTCGGGCCTGCCTGCCTTCCTGACGCCGCACCCCGGCCTCAACTCCGGTTTCATGATCCCGCAGGTGACCGCGGCGGCTCTGGTCTCGGAGAACAAACAGCGCGCTTATCCGGCGAGCGTCGATTCGATCCCGACCTCGGCAAATCAGGAGGATCATGTGTCGATGGCGGCGCACGGCGCAAGGCGGTTGTGCGAGATGGCGGCCAATGTCGATATGGTGCTGGCGATCGAGCTGCTTGCCGGCGCGCAGGGTTGCGATTTCCACGCGCCGCTGGTGTCGAGCCCGCCGATCGAGGCGGTGCGCGGCCTGCTTCGCGCGCAAGTCCCGACGCTGGAAGAGGATCGCCACATGGCGCCCGATATCGAGGCTGCCGCTGCGCTGCTCCGCTCGCCGGCCTTGCTCGATGCGGTTGCGGCCTTGCCGGGCCTCGCGCCGTGA
- the hutG gene encoding N-formylglutamate deformylase, with amino-acid sequence MNWLHVERRDAPLILAFPHGGSLIPDDLIGQFRSPWWAIRDADWHIAALYDGLAEATTIRTDISRSVIDCNRPPSGVSLYPGQATTGLCPIDTFDGEALYRDGEMPDIDARRVAYFTPYHDAIEAEIARLRALHPWVVVYDCHSIRSVIPRLFDGELPELNIGTDNGVTCDSTLSDAVVAACGERSHVLNGRFRGGWTTRHYGRPANGVHAIQMEIAMRAYLDEPKGEPDESNWPPTWTPDRAAPLRADLANILTAALTFAKGPA; translated from the coding sequence GTGAACTGGCTCCATGTCGAGCGGCGCGATGCGCCGCTGATCCTGGCCTTTCCCCATGGCGGCAGTTTGATCCCAGACGATCTGATCGGACAGTTTCGGTCGCCCTGGTGGGCGATCCGCGATGCGGACTGGCATATCGCGGCGCTTTATGACGGGCTCGCCGAAGCGACGACGATCCGCACCGATATCTCGCGCAGCGTGATCGACTGCAACCGTCCGCCATCGGGTGTGTCACTTTATCCCGGTCAGGCGACCACCGGCCTTTGTCCGATCGACACGTTCGATGGTGAAGCGCTTTATCGCGACGGCGAGATGCCCGACATCGACGCACGCCGCGTGGCGTATTTCACCCCCTATCATGACGCGATCGAGGCGGAGATCGCGCGGCTGCGCGCGCTGCATCCTTGGGTCGTGGTCTATGATTGCCATTCGATCCGCAGCGTCATCCCGCGCTTGTTCGACGGCGAGCTGCCCGAATTGAATATCGGCACCGATAATGGCGTGACCTGCGATTCCACACTGAGCGATGCGGTGGTCGCGGCCTGTGGCGAGCGGTCGCATGTACTCAATGGGCGTTTCCGCGGCGGCTGGACCACGCGTCACTATGGTCGTCCGGCCAACGGCGTGCACGCGATCCAGATGGAAATCGCGATGCGCGCCTATCTCGATGAGCCCAAGGGCGAGCCCGACGAGTCCAACTGGCCACCGACCTGGACTCCCGATCGCGCCGCTCCCTTGCGCGCCGACTTGGCCAATATCCTCACCGCCGCCCTGACTTTTGCGAAAGGCCCCGCATGA
- the hutU gene encoding urocanate hydratase: protein MTRLDNQRHIVAPTGPELSAKSWLTEAPLRMLMNNLDPRVAENPQELVVYGGIGRAARDWESFDRIVEALRRLGDEETLLVQSGKPVGVFRTHRDAPRVLIANSNLVPKWATWEHFHELDRAGLMMYGQMTAGSWIYIGSQGIVQGTYETFVEAGRQHYGGDLSGRWILTAGLGGMGGAQTLAATMAGASCLAVECQPSRIEMRLQTGYLDCMTESLDEALEIVTTAKSPISVGLLSNAADIYPELARRGVRPDLVTDQTSAHDPINGYLPQGWTLERWMAERQNDPAAVARAAKASMAIHVRAMLDFWKAGVPVVDYGNNIRQVALDEGVTDAFAFPGFVPAYIRPLFCRGVGPFRWVALSGDPEDIYKTDAKVKELLPDNTHLHRWLDMARERIHFQGLPARICWVGLGDRHRLGLAFNEMVASGELKAPVVIGRDHLDSGSVASPNRETEAMRDGSDAVSDWPLLNALLNTASGATWVSLHHGGGVGMGYSQHAGMVIVADGTPEAAARLGRVLWNDPATGVMRHADAGYDDAIDCARTMGLDLPGL, encoded by the coding sequence ATGACCCGCCTCGACAATCAGCGTCATATCGTCGCTCCGACCGGCCCCGAGCTCAGCGCGAAAAGCTGGCTGACCGAGGCGCCGCTGCGCATGCTGATGAATAATCTTGATCCACGGGTGGCGGAGAACCCGCAGGAACTGGTTGTTTATGGCGGCATCGGTCGTGCCGCGCGCGACTGGGAGAGTTTCGACCGGATCGTCGAGGCGTTACGCCGACTGGGCGATGAAGAGACTTTGCTCGTCCAGTCGGGCAAACCGGTCGGTGTGTTCCGCACCCACCGCGACGCGCCGCGTGTGCTGATCGCCAATTCGAACCTGGTACCGAAATGGGCGACCTGGGAGCATTTCCACGAACTCGATCGCGCCGGACTGATGATGTACGGCCAGATGACTGCCGGCAGCTGGATCTATATCGGCAGCCAGGGGATCGTGCAGGGAACCTACGAGACATTCGTCGAGGCGGGCCGCCAGCATTATGGGGGCGACCTGTCGGGTCGCTGGATACTGACTGCCGGGCTTGGCGGCATGGGCGGTGCACAAACGCTCGCCGCGACCATGGCGGGCGCGTCGTGCCTCGCGGTCGAATGCCAGCCGAGCCGGATCGAGATGCGGTTGCAGACGGGCTATCTCGATTGCATGACCGAAAGCCTGGATGAGGCGCTGGAGATCGTCACCACCGCAAAATCGCCAATCTCGGTCGGGCTGCTCAGCAATGCGGCGGATATCTATCCCGAACTCGCGCGGCGTGGCGTTCGCCCCGATCTCGTCACCGACCAGACTTCGGCGCATGATCCGATCAACGGTTATTTGCCGCAGGGCTGGACGCTGGAACGCTGGATGGCCGAGCGCCAGAACGATCCGGCCGCGGTGGCGCGTGCCGCCAAGGCATCGATGGCGATCCATGTCCGCGCCATGCTCGATTTCTGGAAAGCCGGCGTGCCGGTGGTCGATTATGGCAACAATATCCGCCAGGTCGCGCTCGATGAGGGCGTGACCGACGCCTTCGCCTTTCCCGGCTTCGTCCCGGCCTATATCCGTCCGCTTTTCTGCCGGGGTGTCGGACCATTCCGCTGGGTCGCGCTGTCCGGCGACCCCGAGGATATCTACAAGACCGACGCCAAGGTGAAGGAGCTGTTGCCCGACAACACGCATCTGCATCGCTGGCTCGACATGGCGCGCGAGCGGATTCACTTCCAGGGCCTGCCGGCGCGGATCTGCTGGGTCGGGTTGGGCGATCGCCACCGGCTCGGCCTCGCCTTCAATGAAATGGTCGCATCGGGCGAGTTGAAGGCGCCGGTCGTGATCGGCCGCGATCATCTTGATTCAGGTTCGGTCGCCAGCCCCAACCGCGAAACCGAAGCGATGCGCGACGGGTCCGACGCGGTGTCGGACTGGCCCTTGCTCAATGCGCTGCTCAACACCGCTAGTGGTGCGACCTGGGTGTCGCTGCATCATGGCGGCGGGGTCGGCATGGGATATTCGCAACATGCCGGCATGGTCATCGTCGCCGACGGCACGCCCGAAGCAGCGGCACGGTTGGGACGCGTATTGTGGAACGACCCGGCGACCGGCGTGATGCGCCATGCCGATGCCGGGTATGACGATGCGATCGATTGCGCGCGAACGATGGGCCTGGATTTGCCGGGGCTTTGA
- a CDS encoding MmcB family DNA repair protein → MCAADVCRGTVRMLLRHDLVAMAEVPLDGGRRADLMAIDSRGQILIVEVKVSRADLLGDGKWTDYLGCCDRFYWAIPAGFDATPLDGEAFLPARTGIIIADRYDAEIVREAHTDPLPAATRKRCTLAFARRAGRRLIGMIDPEAGAML, encoded by the coding sequence ATGTGCGCCGCCGATGTGTGTCGCGGGACGGTGCGGATGCTATTGCGGCATGATCTGGTCGCGATGGCGGAAGTACCGCTCGACGGTGGCCGACGCGCCGACCTGATGGCGATCGATTCGCGTGGGCAAATCCTCATCGTCGAGGTCAAGGTGTCGCGCGCCGATTTGCTCGGCGACGGCAAATGGACCGACTATCTCGGCTGTTGCGACCGTTTCTACTGGGCGATTCCCGCAGGATTCGATGCCACGCCGCTTGATGGCGAAGCGTTTCTGCCCGCGCGTACGGGAATCATCATCGCCGATCGCTACGATGCGGAGATCGTGCGCGAGGCGCATACCGATCCCCTGCCCGCCGCCACACGCAAGCGCTGCACCCTGGCATTCGCACGGCGCGCGGGTCGGCGCCTGATCGGCATGATCGATCCCGAAGCAGGGGCGATGCTCTGA
- a CDS encoding cell wall hydrolase — MSFFQRAAALAAMSLGIAALIGVSTPGFAFELDRTVNAPSLVSVPPAAENSALIPAIEPLPATKSTPASDPEVPVATTDDVEYPSLAAAVADQDAPETIQGDLNCMASAIYFEAKSESLTGQLAVAEVILNRTKSGRFPKSVCSVVTQRGQFSFVRGGHIPTIANNKQFRTAVAVAQVAMADHWDSPAANALYFHARRVSPGWRMSKVASIGNHVFYR, encoded by the coding sequence ATGTCGTTTTTTCAACGCGCCGCAGCACTTGCGGCGATGTCGCTCGGAATCGCCGCACTTATCGGCGTCAGCACACCGGGCTTCGCCTTTGAACTGGATCGCACGGTAAACGCACCGTCGCTCGTATCCGTTCCACCTGCTGCCGAAAATTCGGCGCTGATTCCGGCTATCGAGCCGCTGCCCGCGACCAAATCTACGCCTGCTTCCGATCCTGAAGTGCCTGTCGCTACGACCGACGACGTCGAATATCCCAGCCTCGCCGCAGCCGTTGCCGACCAGGATGCGCCCGAGACAATCCAGGGCGATCTGAATTGCATGGCCAGCGCGATCTATTTCGAGGCCAAGAGCGAATCGCTTACCGGGCAGCTCGCGGTCGCCGAAGTTATCCTCAATCGCACCAAGTCGGGCCGTTTTCCGAAATCGGTGTGCTCGGTCGTGACCCAGCGCGGACAATTCTCGTTCGTGCGCGGCGGTCACATTCCGACGATTGCCAACAACAAGCAATTCCGCACCGCAGTCGCCGTGGCGCAGGTCGCCATGGCCGATCATTGGGACAGCCCCGCGGCCAATGCGCTGTATTTCCACGCTCGTCGCGTCTCGCCGGGCTGGCGGATGAGCAAGGTCGCGTCGATCGGCAATCACGTCTTCTATCGCTAA
- a CDS encoding DUF1491 family protein codes for MSGRLPSGILVSALLRRVNDAGGMGMLLARGDDQAGAILIIALENGRNPRALERGIGPEGSIELIESAREEADKPGGIEQYWQRRRSRDPDLWVIELDIPFAERFAAETILDD; via the coding sequence ATGAGCGGGCGGCTGCCCAGCGGGATCCTGGTCAGCGCGCTGCTGCGTCGGGTCAACGACGCTGGCGGGATGGGCATGTTGCTCGCGCGGGGTGATGACCAAGCCGGCGCGATTCTGATTATCGCACTGGAAAATGGCCGAAATCCTCGCGCGCTGGAACGAGGAATCGGGCCGGAGGGGTCGATCGAGTTGATCGAATCCGCGCGTGAGGAGGCCGATAAGCCGGGCGGCATCGAGCAATATTGGCAACGCAGGCGATCGCGCGATCCGGATCTGTGGGTGATCGAACTGGACATCCCGTTTGCCGAACGGTTCGCCGCTGAAACGATCCTCGACGATTGA
- a CDS encoding PaaI family thioesterase translates to MLPEAVSGAEAHFQALEALYAAAPINQLFESTLEIPASGVARIHFLIDERYYHAAGAAHGTSYFKMLDDAAFYAANSMVTDRFLLTTAFNLLFTRPLKAGPVTAEGRWVSGQRRVFVAEARLIDADGEEAARGTGTFMRSRVALASLPGYRPAP, encoded by the coding sequence ATGCTGCCTGAAGCAGTGAGCGGGGCGGAGGCGCATTTCCAAGCGCTTGAGGCGCTTTATGCCGCAGCACCGATCAACCAGCTGTTCGAATCGACCTTGGAAATTCCTGCAAGCGGCGTGGCAAGAATCCATTTCCTGATCGACGAGCGTTATTATCATGCTGCGGGTGCGGCGCATGGCACGAGCTATTTCAAGATGCTCGACGACGCGGCCTTTTATGCCGCAAACAGCATGGTTACTGATCGCTTCCTGCTCACCACGGCGTTCAATCTGTTGTTCACGCGTCCGCTCAAGGCGGGGCCGGTGACTGCGGAAGGGCGCTGGGTCAGCGGTCAGCGCCGTGTCTTCGTCGCCGAGGCGCGGTTGATCGATGCCGATGGCGAGGAGGCGGCGCGCGGCACCGGTACCTTCATGCGCTCGCGTGTCGCGCTTGCCAGCTTGCCCGGATATCGTCCCGCCCCATGA
- a CDS encoding PTS sugar transporter subunit IIA, translated as MNDFSDLLLPEDVVQGMVAATKKSLLQQAAAILAENHGLDAKAIADALSAREKLGSTGFGGGVAIPHGKLAGLSHVVGLFVRLTQPVEFQAIDDLPIDLVFVLLSPPDAGATHLKALARVSRRLRDRGFVAKLRGAASTDALYALFTQDEERDAA; from the coding sequence ATGAACGATTTCAGCGATTTGCTGCTGCCCGAGGACGTGGTCCAGGGAATGGTGGCGGCAACCAAGAAATCGTTGCTGCAACAGGCGGCGGCGATTCTTGCCGAAAATCATGGGCTTGATGCGAAGGCGATCGCCGATGCGCTGTCGGCGCGCGAGAAACTGGGCTCGACCGGTTTCGGTGGCGGCGTCGCCATCCCGCACGGCAAGCTTGCCGGATTGTCACATGTTGTCGGCCTGTTCGTGCGCCTGACGCAGCCGGTCGAGTTTCAGGCGATCGATGATTTGCCGATCGACCTGGTGTTCGTCCTGCTCTCGCCACCCGATGCGGGGGCGACGCACCTGAAGGCATTGGCGCGCGTATCCCGGCGGCTGCGCGACCGGGGTTTCGTCGCCAAATTGCGTGGCGCGGCATCGACCGACGCGCTTTATGCCCTGTTCACGCAAGACGAAGAGCGCGATGCTGCCTGA
- the raiA gene encoding ribosome-associated translation inhibitor RaiA — MEIRVSGHQVDTGKALKSHVDDRLQGIATKYFSRAISAHVTFGKGPHDNGFTCDIVAHVMHGLVLKGTNNGKDAHVAFDGAADKIEKQLRRYMRRLKDRHSAGAANGAAENGAYDNAGYTVFRESEDEVEAADFPLIVAETRVDVPDASVSDAVMMLDLRNTTALLFKNSGSGAYNMVYRRGDGTIGWVEPHRSA; from the coding sequence ATGGAAATCCGGGTATCGGGCCACCAGGTCGACACCGGCAAGGCGCTGAAAAGCCATGTCGATGATCGGCTCCAGGGCATTGCCACCAAATATTTTTCGCGCGCGATTTCGGCGCATGTCACCTTTGGCAAGGGTCCGCATGATAACGGCTTCACCTGCGATATCGTCGCGCACGTGATGCACGGCCTGGTGCTTAAGGGCACGAACAATGGCAAGGACGCGCATGTCGCGTTTGACGGCGCGGCCGACAAGATCGAAAAGCAGCTGCGTCGTTATATGCGCCGGTTGAAGGACCGCCATTCGGCCGGGGCGGCGAATGGCGCAGCCGAGAATGGCGCCTATGACAATGCTGGCTATACGGTGTTCCGCGAGTCCGAAGATGAGGTCGAGGCGGCGGATTTCCCGCTGATCGTTGCCGAAACGCGGGTCGATGTGCCCGACGCCAGCGTATCCGACGCAGTGATGATGCTTGACCTGCGCAACACCACCGCCTTGCTGTTCAAGAACAGCGGATCAGGTGCGTACAATATGGTTTATCGCCGTGGCGACGGCACCATCGGCTGGGTCGAACCGCACCGCTCGGCCTGA
- the dnaQ gene encoding DNA polymerase III subunit epsilon gives MREIVFDTETTGFSFDNGDRMVEIGCVEIVNRVETGRTFHAYFNPERPMPSEAQRIHGLGDAFLADKPLFSHQAEALIEFIGDCPLIAHNAGFDFGFLNGELLKCGRAPIDMNRMVDTVAMARTRHPGAKHSLDALCSRYGIDRSHRVLHGALLDAQLLSQVYVELTGGRQIGLTLVSETIEEQISFVPAAAPAIIRPPRLFEASDAELARHAAFIEKIANPLWRLEASG, from the coding sequence ATGCGCGAGATCGTCTTCGACACCGAAACCACAGGCTTCAGCTTCGACAATGGCGACCGCATGGTCGAGATCGGTTGTGTCGAGATCGTCAATCGGGTTGAGACCGGGCGCACCTTCCACGCCTATTTCAATCCGGAGCGGCCGATGCCGTCCGAGGCGCAACGGATTCACGGACTGGGCGACGCCTTTCTCGCCGACAAACCGCTTTTTTCACACCAGGCCGAAGCGCTGATCGAGTTCATCGGTGATTGCCCGTTGATCGCGCACAACGCCGGTTTCGATTTCGGGTTTCTCAATGGCGAGCTGCTGAAATGCGGGCGGGCGCCGATCGATATGAATCGAATGGTCGATACCGTTGCGATGGCGCGCACGCGGCATCCGGGCGCCAAGCACAGCCTCGATGCGCTGTGCAGTCGTTATGGCATCGACCGCAGCCATCGCGTGCTGCACGGCGCGCTGCTCGATGCGCAATTGCTGTCGCAGGTTTATGTCGAATTGACCGGCGGCCGTCAGATCGGACTGACCCTGGTCAGCGAGACGATCGAGGAGCAGATCAGCTTCGTGCCGGCGGCGGCACCCGCGATCATACGTCCACCGCGGCTATTCGAAGCGAGCGATGCGGAACTTGCGCGTCATGCGGCGTTTATTGAAAAGATCGCCAATCCTCTTTGGCGGCTTGAGGCGTCAGGTTGA